In the genome of Planctomycetaceae bacterium, one region contains:
- the glnD gene encoding [protein-PII] uridylyltransferase produces MQNAVSERRVAGSSAIETCHWFSDQIDLLLTEIVESHLQMKGRPGLSASFCMVAVGGNGRRRPAPYSDVDLLFITDPKCDAEVGEILSAVVRSFWDARLQPGHSIRTPADVIRFASEDVQFATSLISMRYLCGSVTLLDYTREQVFGRVLREKPQRLIERCVSARRDEWMSRGNSVNQLEPDIKKSPGGLRDLHLLQWVSFARYGDADLDALHSHREVSQDELATLQQADEYLTGVRLDLHCARHMRQDVLNRDLQVELAKRKFPGIHDTAKAVEAFMQEYFSHTSRVSEIARRVTEFGKKPTLFSRLRSTIRPQRTGKGFLITDGSLSLPQDELGTLKNDPLKILDLFVAAAEARIPLSPSLRKHLGLIAAELPSEMDHEVTRRFRSLLRNTDGLPDALRQMYETGVLEWLIPEFAEIRCLIQFNQYHQFTVDEHTLKAMDEIVSFANDTSPVGSAYQTVRHRATLHLALLMHDIGKGREGDHSLVGAEMCLSVASRLQMAENKKNMLVFLVKHHLVMPNLAFRRDISDPGVLVEFARLVGAPELLRMLYVLTVADIRAVGPDVWSDWKGELLADLYNRTMQVLSGRPYNHLEQERLKIIRDTVRGSIVPIGMDHDEGHWPRWIDEQLDALPAFYLMTEDPSRIARDLDMIQQLNQTDVKIEAEYDPETHTVGYRVFAAERYESGSFHKIAGVLSGLRMDIHAAQICTTADSTLVAAFRVTDNDFSGAVPSSRIEDVAQAITDVLIAKKSVESVFRRSTLFQFKSNRNPVPLTEPQVTIDNDCSERFTVIDIFASDSQGLLYTLARTLFDRQLEIRLARIATHIDQVVDVFYVTDRNQKKVSDPKTIDELRATLLFEINQLAQ; encoded by the coding sequence CGGAGGTCGGCGAGATCCTGTCAGCGGTGGTGCGATCTTTCTGGGACGCAAGACTGCAGCCTGGGCACAGCATTCGTACGCCTGCGGATGTCATTCGGTTTGCATCCGAGGACGTTCAGTTCGCTACATCGCTGATCAGCATGCGGTACCTCTGCGGGTCCGTCACATTGCTCGATTACACGCGCGAACAGGTTTTTGGTCGCGTGCTTCGTGAGAAACCCCAGCGTCTGATTGAGCGATGTGTGTCTGCACGACGTGATGAGTGGATGTCACGGGGCAATTCTGTCAATCAGCTCGAACCGGATATCAAGAAATCGCCCGGCGGGCTTCGAGATCTTCATTTGTTGCAGTGGGTTTCGTTCGCTCGGTATGGCGATGCTGATCTGGACGCCCTCCATTCGCATCGTGAAGTCAGCCAGGATGAACTGGCGACACTTCAGCAGGCGGACGAGTATCTGACGGGAGTGCGGCTTGACCTGCATTGTGCCCGTCACATGCGGCAGGATGTCCTGAACCGGGATTTGCAGGTTGAGCTGGCCAAACGGAAATTTCCGGGAATTCATGACACTGCGAAGGCCGTTGAGGCGTTCATGCAGGAGTATTTCTCGCATACATCCCGAGTGTCTGAGATTGCTCGCCGAGTAACGGAATTTGGCAAGAAGCCGACATTGTTTTCTCGCCTGCGGAGTACCATCCGGCCACAGCGAACTGGCAAAGGGTTTCTGATCACAGATGGCTCACTCTCGCTGCCCCAGGATGAACTGGGAACACTGAAAAATGATCCGCTGAAAATTCTGGATCTGTTTGTTGCAGCAGCTGAGGCACGCATTCCGCTGTCTCCATCCCTTCGCAAACATCTTGGGTTGATCGCGGCTGAATTGCCGTCTGAAATGGATCACGAAGTCACTCGCCGGTTTCGTTCACTGCTGCGAAACACGGATGGTTTGCCCGACGCGCTGCGTCAGATGTACGAGACGGGCGTGTTGGAATGGCTGATTCCGGAGTTTGCCGAGATCCGATGTCTGATTCAGTTCAATCAGTATCATCAGTTTACGGTGGATGAACACACACTGAAGGCAATGGACGAAATCGTTTCGTTCGCGAATGACACTTCGCCCGTTGGTTCGGCCTATCAGACCGTCCGACACCGCGCGACGCTGCATTTAGCGCTGCTGATGCATGACATCGGGAAAGGTCGTGAGGGAGATCATAGTCTTGTCGGTGCAGAGATGTGCTTATCAGTTGCATCCCGACTGCAAATGGCAGAGAACAAGAAGAACATGCTGGTGTTTCTGGTCAAACACCATCTCGTGATGCCAAATCTTGCATTTCGCCGCGATATTTCAGACCCGGGTGTGCTGGTCGAATTCGCACGACTGGTGGGTGCACCTGAGTTGCTGCGTATGCTTTATGTCCTGACTGTTGCCGATATTCGTGCCGTGGGGCCGGATGTCTGGTCTGACTGGAAGGGCGAACTTCTTGCCGATCTCTACAATCGAACCATGCAGGTTCTGAGCGGACGTCCTTACAATCACCTGGAGCAGGAGAGGCTGAAGATCATTCGTGATACGGTTCGCGGATCAATTGTCCCCATTGGCATGGATCATGACGAGGGGCATTGGCCACGCTGGATCGACGAACAGTTGGATGCTTTGCCGGCTTTTTATCTGATGACCGAGGATCCCAGCCGTATCGCGCGGGATCTGGATATGATTCAACAACTGAATCAGACGGATGTAAAGATTGAAGCTGAATACGATCCCGAGACTCACACGGTTGGATATCGTGTTTTTGCAGCGGAGCGATACGAGAGCGGAAGTTTTCATAAGATCGCAGGAGTCTTGTCTGGGCTGCGAATGGATATTCATGCCGCTCAGATTTGTACGACGGCCGATTCCACACTTGTTGCCGCATTCAGAGTGACGGATAACGATTTCTCCGGAGCAGTGCCTTCATCTCGAATAGAAGATGTCGCCCAGGCCATTACCGATGTTCTCATCGCGAAAAAATCTGTCGAGAGCGTCTTCCGACGAAGCACTCTGTTTCAGTTCAAATCGAACAGGAACCCTGTTCCGCTGACTGAACCTCAGGTGACGATTGACAATGACTGCTCAGAGCGATTCACGGTGATCGATATCTTTGCCAGCGACAGCCAGGGTCTGCTGTATACGTTGGCCCGGACTTTGTTTGATCGGCAACTTGAGATTCGTCTGGCGCGAATTGCCACGCATATCGATCAGGTTGTCGACGTTTTCTACGTTACCGATCGCAACCAGAAAAAAGTCAGCGACCCGAAGACAATCGATGAGCTGCGAGCGACGTTGCTGTTCGAAATTAATCAATTGGCCCAGTGA